From the Alkalibacter rhizosphaerae genome, one window contains:
- the tsaE gene encoding tRNA (adenosine(37)-N6)-threonylcarbamoyltransferase complex ATPase subunit type 1 TsaE has translation MSRGRREIKTFQVEETQTLGRLIGEAAQPGWIVCLEGPMGGGKTALSQGILKGFGVTGYITSPTFSIVHTYETNRGKIHHFDVYRLSGMDELLDIGFEDYLKDGIVVMEWASIVRDELDGTILDVTLELGDDPQERTILLEGEESLLEGLHLDKGWEKTC, from the coding sequence ATGAGCAGGGGAAGACGGGAAATAAAAACATTTCAGGTGGAAGAGACCCAGACCTTGGGCCGTCTCATCGGAGAAGCGGCCCAGCCCGGCTGGATCGTTTGTCTGGAGGGACCCATGGGTGGAGGGAAAACGGCCTTGAGCCAGGGGATCCTGAAAGGATTCGGCGTCACAGGCTATATCACCAGTCCTACATTCAGCATCGTTCATACCTACGAGACCAACAGGGGAAAGATCCATCATTTTGATGTATACCGGCTTTCCGGCATGGACGAGTTGTTGGACATCGGATTTGAGGATTATTTGAAAGACGGCATCGTGGTCATGGAATGGGCCTCCATCGTTCGGGATGAACTGGACGGGACGATCCTGGATGTCACCCTGGAATTGGGGGATGATCCACAGGAGAGGACCATCCTGTTGGAAGGGGAGGAATCTTTGCTGGAAGGACTGCATTTGGATAAAGGATGGGAAAAAACATGTTGA
- a CDS encoding sensor histidine kinase, translating to MFKDLYRRLTVMNALILIAFLLIFSYSIVGFTNSTFDASAKRALLGRTTQIQDVVDRFGVLEFTLPDDNGETGGDSQSDYTRIDYIIWDENLKLANLSSLRDGLLDQAYIQAQETMTSRDGNHGTIFLNGLKYRIYNLYATRSNGSPYVIQVYQSRVIDDLVIRQIFLIVMGIGTASLLFLILISAHMAKKSLEPVRIAYERQKEFIADASHELRTPLTIIKTTAELLGMKEEETIAKNAHWLENITGETETMSRMIENLLILAQADNNQIPVVMEKVDVTALVKNVGDKFQPIAKEKQLQLDSIVSDNVHMTGDRDKLNQLIMILVDNSIKYTPPGGCITLSLMHTTDKVIITVKDTGIGMAQEELDRIFERFYRVDKARSREQGGSGLGLSIARWIIEEHRGKIHVNSTPEEGSTFTVELPKKHKGRD from the coding sequence ATGTTCAAGGATCTGTACCGTCGCCTGACGGTGATGAATGCCCTGATCCTCATAGCCTTTCTATTGATCTTTTCCTACTCCATCGTGGGATTTACCAACTCCACTTTTGATGCGTCCGCCAAGCGGGCCCTGTTGGGCAGGACGACCCAGATCCAGGATGTGGTGGATCGATTTGGGGTTTTGGAGTTCACCTTGCCTGATGACAACGGCGAAACTGGAGGAGATTCACAAAGCGATTACACCCGGATCGATTATATCATTTGGGATGAAAACCTGAAACTCGCCAATTTAAGCAGTTTGCGGGACGGCTTGTTGGATCAGGCCTATATTCAAGCACAGGAGACCATGACCAGCAGGGACGGGAATCACGGGACCATTTTTTTGAACGGATTGAAATACCGCATCTACAATTTGTACGCCACCCGAAGCAACGGAAGTCCCTATGTGATCCAGGTTTACCAGTCCAGAGTCATCGATGATTTGGTGATCCGGCAGATCTTCCTGATCGTCATGGGGATCGGAACGGCCAGCTTGCTGTTTCTGATCCTGATCAGTGCCCATATGGCGAAGAAATCCCTGGAACCGGTGCGCATCGCCTATGAACGGCAAAAGGAGTTTATTGCCGATGCCTCCCATGAGTTGAGGACGCCTTTGACCATCATCAAGACAACGGCAGAACTGCTGGGCATGAAGGAAGAGGAGACCATTGCCAAAAATGCCCACTGGCTGGAGAACATCACCGGAGAGACAGAGACCATGAGCCGCATGATCGAGAACCTGTTGATCCTGGCCCAGGCAGACAACAACCAGATCCCTGTGGTGATGGAAAAAGTGGATGTTACCGCACTGGTCAAAAATGTGGGCGACAAGTTTCAGCCCATCGCCAAGGAAAAACAACTGCAGCTGGACAGCATCGTTTCCGACAACGTCCACATGACGGGGGATCGGGACAAGCTGAACCAGTTGATCATGATCCTGGTGGACAACAGCATCAAATATACGCCTCCTGGAGGCTGCATCACCTTGTCGCTGATGCATACAACGGACAAGGTGATCATTACGGTGAAAGATACGGGCATTGGAATGGCCCAGGAAGAGCTGGATCGAATTTTCGAGCGATTCTACAGGGTGGACAAGGCCAGAAGCAGAGAGCAAGGCGGATCCGGATTGGGATTGTCCATTGCCCGGTGGATCATCGAAGAACATCGGGGGAAAATTCATGTGAACAGCACACCGGAAGAAGGCAGCACCTTTACAGTGGAATTGCCGAAAAAACACAAAGGTCGAGATTAG
- a CDS encoding C-GCAxxG-C-C family protein codes for MLQDIVKEYIDSEKAYGEDRTLHHYNCAETLLNSCNDYYKLGLDPKAKKMAVPFGGGLYKEKTCGVLTGGLMAIGVLFAEDKPTDQATMKAVTREFVERFEQFFGSTDCAAIKESHRHPQEKCAPVMMAGAALLEEILKERSAKGKERTET; via the coding sequence ATGTTGCAAGATATTGTGAAAGAATACATTGACAGCGAAAAAGCCTACGGAGAGGATCGGACCTTGCATCACTACAATTGTGCCGAGACCCTGTTGAACAGTTGCAACGATTATTATAAACTGGGATTGGATCCAAAAGCAAAAAAAATGGCGGTCCCGTTTGGCGGTGGCCTTTACAAGGAGAAGACCTGCGGGGTTTTGACCGGCGGCCTCATGGCCATCGGGGTCCTTTTTGCGGAAGACAAGCCAACGGACCAGGCGACCATGAAAGCTGTCACCCGAGAGTTTGTGGAACGCTTCGAGCAGTTTTTCGGATCCACAGACTGCGCCGCCATCAAAGAAAGCCATCGTCATCCTCAGGAAAAATGCGCACCGGTCATGATGGCCGGAGCCGCCCTATTGGAAGAGATCCTAAAAGAACGGTCGGCGAAAGGGAAGGAACGTACGGAAACATGA
- a CDS encoding metallophosphoesterase family protein: MNHYTFLHSADLHLGGAGASVVLPRSIRTRLRQGSWEAFARLVHICRDKNIDFLFLAGDVFDHDRIRMTDLKAMASTLASLERTRVFIAPGNHDPMEGRLSYGAVDWPENVIIFSRETWTEVEINDWLSIWGFGWKNNSLDGDRVSFDVDMNLLKTNVLLVHGDLESADSPYFPLKNHRDFLERFDYAALGHIHKPSAQTGKWIYSGAPLASSFKDRGPRGYVKGHIQKGGVFHEFEALDHIRFEEGEVTLSPDDGWEEVREGILSARMGDKTICRIRLKGVMDPDLDVEHIHRSLEGDFYHLEILDETIPDYDVERLYKENQDNIIGLFLRSMLQEDLDDPVQRMALFYGLEALLQERSL, translated from the coding sequence ATGAACCACTATACTTTCCTTCATTCGGCAGACCTGCACCTGGGAGGAGCAGGCGCCAGCGTCGTACTTCCCAGATCCATTCGAACCAGGTTGCGGCAGGGAAGCTGGGAGGCATTTGCCAGACTGGTCCATATTTGTCGGGACAAGAACATCGATTTTTTGTTTCTTGCAGGGGATGTCTTCGACCACGACCGGATCCGTATGACGGACCTGAAGGCCATGGCTTCCACCTTGGCGTCTCTGGAACGGACCAGGGTATTTATTGCTCCCGGCAACCATGATCCAATGGAAGGTCGATTGTCCTACGGGGCTGTGGACTGGCCGGAAAACGTCATCATCTTTTCCCGGGAAACATGGACGGAAGTGGAAATAAACGACTGGCTTTCCATCTGGGGCTTCGGTTGGAAAAACAACAGCCTGGACGGAGACCGGGTGTCCTTCGACGTGGACATGAACCTGCTCAAAACCAATGTTTTGCTGGTCCATGGGGATCTGGAATCGGCAGATTCCCCCTATTTCCCTCTGAAAAACCACAGGGATTTTTTGGAGCGGTTCGACTATGCGGCATTGGGTCACATCCACAAGCCGTCGGCACAAACGGGGAAATGGATCTACAGCGGAGCCCCTTTGGCTTCCAGCTTCAAAGACAGGGGCCCTCGCGGCTATGTGAAGGGCCATATACAAAAAGGTGGGGTATTCCACGAATTTGAAGCATTGGATCACATTCGTTTTGAAGAAGGGGAGGTGACCTTGTCTCCGGACGACGGTTGGGAAGAAGTCCGTGAGGGGATCCTTTCTGCCAGGATGGGAGATAAAACCATTTGCCGGATCCGTTTGAAGGGCGTCATGGATCCGGACCTTGATGTGGAGCACATCCACCGATCCTTGGAAGGAGACTTTTATCATCTGGAGATCCTGGATGAAACGATCCCGGATTATGATGTGGAACGACTGTATAAAGAAAATCAAGACAACATCATCGGGTTGTTTCTTCGCAGCATGCTGCAGGAAGATCTGGATGATCCGGTACAACGAATGGCGCTGTTTTATGGTTTGGAAGCGCTGTTGCAGGAGAGAAGCTTATGA
- the mnmA gene encoding tRNA 2-thiouridine(34) synthase MnmA: MTKKKNKTVVVGMSGGVDSSVAALLLKEQGYDVIGIFMKNWEEDQEDGTCNAEEDYEDVRRVCQSLEIPYYTVNFSKEYWDRVFTYFLEEYKRGRTPNPDVLCNKEIKFKAFLEYALNVAGADFIATGHYAKVEFRDGSFRLRKAADQNKDQTYFLCQLNQYQLSKTLFPLGDMDKAQVRKIAEENDLLTAGKKDSTGICFIGERNFKEFLSRYLPAKKGPIVDRDGNRKGTHNGLMYYTLGQRRGLGIGGQGTGKPWFVYKKDLSTNTLYVVQGEKDPLLYSKGLIGTQMNWIAEIPKEVPVVLQAKFRYRQPDQEVILEEVDNGSIRLSFQKPQKAVTPGQEVVLYHGDECLGGAVIDQIFA; this comes from the coding sequence ATGACAAAGAAAAAAAACAAGACAGTAGTAGTGGGAATGAGTGGGGGTGTGGACTCCTCCGTAGCCGCCCTGCTGTTGAAAGAGCAAGGATATGATGTCATTGGCATCTTTATGAAAAACTGGGAGGAAGACCAGGAAGACGGCACCTGCAACGCAGAAGAGGATTATGAAGATGTCCGCCGCGTCTGCCAGAGTCTGGAGATCCCCTATTATACCGTCAACTTCAGCAAGGAGTACTGGGATCGGGTGTTCACTTATTTTTTGGAGGAATACAAAAGGGGGCGCACACCCAACCCGGACGTGCTTTGCAACAAGGAGATCAAGTTCAAGGCATTTTTGGAGTACGCCCTGAATGTGGCCGGCGCCGATTTTATTGCCACCGGACATTACGCCAAGGTGGAGTTCAGGGACGGTTCTTTCCGATTACGAAAAGCGGCAGATCAAAACAAGGACCAGACGTACTTTTTATGCCAGCTCAACCAGTATCAGCTGTCCAAGACCTTGTTTCCCCTGGGAGACATGGACAAGGCCCAAGTCCGAAAAATCGCGGAAGAAAACGATCTGCTGACGGCGGGGAAGAAAGATTCCACCGGGATCTGCTTCATCGGAGAGCGGAATTTCAAGGAGTTTTTGAGCAGGTATCTGCCGGCAAAAAAAGGACCCATCGTGGATAGGGACGGCAACCGGAAGGGGACCCACAACGGACTGATGTATTACACCCTGGGGCAACGACGGGGATTGGGCATCGGCGGCCAGGGGACGGGAAAACCCTGGTTTGTGTACAAAAAAGACCTTTCCACCAATACTCTCTACGTGGTCCAGGGGGAAAAGGATCCTCTTTTGTATTCCAAGGGATTGATCGGTACCCAGATGAACTGGATCGCGGAGATCCCAAAAGAGGTACCTGTGGTTCTTCAGGCAAAATTCCGCTACCGTCAGCCGGACCAGGAAGTGATCTTGGAGGAAGTCGACAACGGATCCATTCGGTTGTCCTTTCAGAAACCTCAAAAGGCGGTGACTCCGGGACAGGAAGTTGTTCTCTATCATGGGGATGAGTGCCTGGGAGGAGCGGTCATCGACCAGATCTTTGCCTAA
- a CDS encoding response regulator transcription factor, with protein sequence MKVLFVEDEKKVTEALKELCRMQGVQCDVANDGEEGLLFALNQIYDVIVLDIMLPQRSGIEILKELRAKGSKTPVLMLTAKDTVDDKVKGLDAGADDYLVKPFSAKELFARLRALGRRIDSDYVENLVTLGNFTFDLENFTATVNGEPVKLSYKEGLLLEMLIKRPDQVFSREQILDRVWGFDADVNENNIEIYIHNLRKKLKDAPIKIETLRSIGYRLKVTD encoded by the coding sequence ATGAAGGTATTGTTTGTTGAAGATGAAAAAAAAGTAACGGAAGCATTGAAGGAGCTCTGCCGAATGCAGGGTGTCCAATGCGACGTGGCCAACGACGGGGAAGAAGGACTGCTCTTTGCACTCAATCAGATCTACGATGTGATCGTGTTGGACATCATGCTCCCCCAGAGGAGCGGCATAGAAATATTGAAAGAACTCCGTGCAAAAGGAAGCAAAACGCCGGTGCTCATGCTTACAGCCAAAGATACGGTAGACGACAAGGTAAAGGGTCTGGATGCGGGGGCCGATGATTATTTGGTCAAGCCCTTTTCCGCAAAGGAACTTTTTGCAAGGCTTCGGGCCTTGGGACGCCGCATCGATTCGGATTACGTGGAAAATTTGGTCACATTGGGGAATTTCACCTTTGATTTGGAGAACTTTACGGCAACGGTGAATGGAGAACCTGTAAAACTTTCTTATAAGGAAGGTCTTCTGCTGGAGATGCTGATCAAACGTCCGGATCAGGTTTTCAGCAGGGAACAGATCTTGGATCGGGTCTGGGGATTTGATGCGGATGTGAATGAAAACAATATAGAGATCTACATCCATAATCTGCGAAAAAAATTGAAGGATGCACCCATCAAGATCGAGACCCTTCGAAGCATCGGATATCGATTGAAGGTGACCGACTGA
- the tsaB gene encoding tRNA (adenosine(37)-N6)-threonylcarbamoyltransferase complex dimerization subunit type 1 TsaB: MLILGLDTSTPATSVALWEDGKLVGEVLANQRQSHSEQLVGLVKHLLETTSVSLDAIDFYACTRGPGSFTGLRIGAAAVKGFAQYHDKPIVGVSLLEITAWNAAGYPGWICPMVDAQRDQVYAGIYRWDEGRIQEEKPDHVGSIDDVMKMIKAGGDPAMCLGSGTKKIPLGLVEGNIQVMDEVFGMPRASMLCQAAAWKIKEKTAIFTWKDFEPEYFRRSQAEIQMEQRKGGGK; the protein is encoded by the coding sequence ATGTTGATACTAGGTTTGGATACATCGACCCCTGCCACTTCCGTGGCATTGTGGGAGGACGGAAAATTAGTGGGCGAAGTGCTGGCAAATCAGCGCCAATCTCATTCGGAGCAACTGGTGGGGTTGGTCAAACACCTATTGGAAACAACGTCGGTGTCCTTGGATGCAATAGATTTTTACGCATGCACCAGAGGTCCTGGTTCCTTTACCGGATTGCGCATCGGTGCAGCTGCCGTCAAGGGATTCGCCCAATACCATGACAAGCCCATCGTGGGGGTCTCCCTACTGGAGATCACAGCTTGGAACGCTGCAGGTTATCCCGGATGGATCTGTCCCATGGTGGATGCCCAGCGAGACCAGGTCTACGCGGGTATCTACCGCTGGGATGAGGGACGAATACAGGAAGAAAAACCGGATCATGTGGGAAGTATCGACGATGTGATGAAAATGATCAAAGCCGGAGGGGATCCCGCCATGTGTCTGGGAAGCGGGACCAAAAAGATCCCCCTTGGCCTTGTGGAAGGAAACATACAGGTTATGGATGAGGTTTTCGGCATGCCCCGGGCATCCATGCTTTGTCAGGCGGCAGCATGGAAAATCAAAGAAAAAACAGCCATATTTACGTGGAAGGATTTCGAACCGGAATATTTTCGCCGATCTCAAGCAGAGATCCAGATGGAGCAAAGAAAGGGTGGAGGAAAATGA
- a CDS encoding homocysteine S-methyltransferase family protein, translating into MKPWDKDGFIFFDGGMGTQLQKRIPERILPEEANIRYPEILEEIQREYVKAGADIITTNTFGANPYKLGKVGLDLETVVEAAVSIARRAAPDRLVALDIGPLGRMMEPTGEMTFEEAYDAFRRQVVAGAGAGCDLILIETMSDLQEARCAVLAAKENSDLPVFCTMTFDEKGHTLTGTDPRTMVAVLEGLGVDVLGVNCSLGPDKLLPIVKEVLDNASIPVMVQPNAGMPVYRDGQTHYDISKEHFAENLAIMADMGATILGGCCGTDASYIEKVREAVTGKAPVQRKEKAHTLICSYRKSFSMDEQVTIVSENVLPHGNKTLMEAFIREDYRKIVSKVRGAKNKGAHLVDLRTAGLPGKDETLLMVETIKNIQKSLDVPLMLESRNPQTLEAALRTYNGKAVVNGLDGSRKTMETLFPVVKKYGAAVVALTLDEDGPARTWQKRLSIAEKILKTAKKFELSPRDVIIDPMVLPVANGADAMDTIRAAAAIKEELGLKVLLGIGNVSFKMPERGLLDRTYLAMALSWGVDALLLNVEQEEMMQTIQAGLVLTGRDPGGSQYVLAAGSVPEARADLDEVANSIYQGQCKEEAVGRKNSVLEGLLAAEEAYAAGEILLPNLARSVAAAENSMKDENGEKGIILFTGDLKKPGLALAKTIARILGFQVVEPSEVILLQPVRCVVLEVPFGITEERLKTWMEPWVHSHPDAALVLMGPGGDRVGWKSLGIFGAVTRAGDWINLLEAL; encoded by the coding sequence ATGAAACCTTGGGATAAAGATGGATTTATATTTTTTGACGGCGGAATGGGCACCCAGCTGCAAAAAAGGATCCCAGAGCGGATCCTGCCGGAGGAGGCCAACATCCGCTATCCAGAAATTTTGGAAGAGATCCAGCGGGAATACGTCAAGGCAGGTGCGGACATCATAACCACCAATACCTTTGGCGCCAATCCCTATAAATTGGGGAAAGTCGGCTTGGATCTGGAAACGGTCGTGGAAGCGGCAGTGTCCATTGCCAGGAGAGCGGCACCGGACCGATTGGTAGCACTGGACATCGGCCCTCTGGGAAGAATGATGGAACCGACGGGAGAAATGACCTTCGAAGAAGCTTATGATGCTTTCCGGCGCCAGGTAGTCGCCGGTGCCGGTGCTGGATGCGATCTGATCTTGATAGAGACAATGAGTGATCTCCAGGAAGCCAGGTGTGCAGTTCTGGCAGCGAAAGAAAATTCTGATCTGCCGGTCTTTTGCACCATGACCTTTGATGAAAAGGGGCATACCCTTACAGGGACGGATCCCAGGACCATGGTGGCCGTACTGGAAGGGCTTGGTGTGGATGTTTTGGGGGTCAATTGTTCCCTGGGGCCAGACAAGCTTCTTCCCATCGTCAAGGAGGTGTTGGACAACGCCAGCATTCCGGTGATGGTGCAACCCAATGCAGGCATGCCGGTCTATCGGGATGGACAGACCCATTACGACATCAGCAAGGAGCATTTTGCCGAGAACCTGGCCATCATGGCAGATATGGGAGCAACCATTTTAGGCGGCTGCTGTGGAACCGATGCGTCCTATATCGAAAAAGTGCGGGAAGCTGTTACCGGGAAAGCACCGGTTCAAAGAAAAGAAAAGGCCCATACGTTGATCTGTTCTTATCGGAAAAGTTTTTCCATGGATGAGCAAGTCACCATTGTCTCGGAAAATGTGCTGCCCCACGGCAACAAAACGCTGATGGAGGCATTCATCCGGGAAGACTATCGAAAGATCGTCTCAAAAGTTCGAGGTGCCAAAAACAAAGGGGCACACCTGGTGGATCTACGTACCGCAGGTTTGCCCGGAAAAGACGAAACCTTGTTGATGGTGGAAACCATCAAAAACATACAAAAATCCCTGGACGTACCGCTGATGCTGGAGAGCAGGAATCCTCAGACCCTGGAAGCTGCCTTGCGGACCTACAACGGAAAGGCAGTGGTCAACGGCCTGGATGGATCCAGGAAAACCATGGAGACCCTTTTTCCGGTGGTGAAAAAATACGGAGCGGCTGTGGTGGCACTGACTCTGGATGAAGACGGGCCTGCCCGCACCTGGCAGAAGCGCTTGTCCATTGCAGAAAAGATCTTGAAAACGGCAAAGAAATTCGAACTGTCTCCCCGTGATGTGATCATTGATCCCATGGTGCTGCCCGTCGCCAACGGGGCCGACGCCATGGATACCATCCGAGCTGCAGCTGCCATCAAGGAAGAGCTTGGGTTGAAAGTGCTCCTGGGCATCGGAAATGTTTCGTTTAAAATGCCGGAGCGGGGTCTGCTGGATCGAACGTATCTGGCCATGGCCCTGTCCTGGGGAGTGGATGCCCTCCTTCTCAACGTAGAGCAGGAAGAAATGATGCAGACCATCCAAGCAGGCCTGGTTCTAACAGGAAGGGATCCGGGCGGATCACAATACGTCCTCGCAGCCGGCAGTGTGCCGGAAGCAAGGGCCGACCTGGATGAAGTGGCCAACAGCATTTATCAGGGGCAATGCAAAGAGGAAGCTGTTGGCAGGAAAAATTCGGTACTGGAGGGATTGCTGGCGGCGGAAGAAGCCTATGCGGCCGGTGAGATCCTGTTGCCCAACCTGGCAAGAAGCGTTGCCGCTGCAGAAAACTCCATGAAGGACGAAAATGGAGAAAAAGGGATCATCCTGTTTACTGGAGATCTGAAGAAACCGGGATTGGCACTGGCAAAAACCATAGCCAGGATCTTGGGATTTCAAGTGGTGGAACCTTCCGAAGTGATCTTGTTGCAACCGGTAAGATGCGTGGTTCTGGAGGTGCCTTTCGGCATCACGGAGGAACGTCTGAAAACCTGGATGGAGCCTTGGGTCCATTCTCATCCGGATGCAGCCCTGGTCCTCATGGGACCGGGAGGGGACCGGGTGGGATGGAAATCCCTGGGGATTTTTGGTGCGGTGACCAGAGCGGGAGACTGGATAAATTTGTTGGAGGCATTATGA
- a CDS encoding ATP-binding protein, which produces MIIRELHLVAFGKFHDKILVFQDGINWIHGRNESGKSTIHKFIEGMFFGFFKDSPTRKVYSEDYDKYMPLRGRDYFGVMMVEKDGRLLRLERNFLKGKDAFHIYDQTTGEDLSHGYPYDSGLRLPVFFEPKTMNRNVFRNTISMGQLKVRTDEELAGELKERIFQFSHTGSSVSLTGALDALKKKREEIGSKTRKSSSLGQQVQRLDELEALWKIARQNRDRLLIWAEEKRKLQEEAHRLEQEEGQLEHRLENMEVKKVHEKYKAYEKLLKERTQWETYLQEQPLPFLSEETYSKALMLHQDRLRLEEEEKLAEKAMAQIQEKLDRDELATEMELDRQRFVVWTKEKARLNRERETLPPKRRKGALALPILAALIALTFGAVGIVYDNFYLLAAAGLFAVAVVYGIRNAMGKRGNQKEGEEEERLRQYGEKMQGMMEGFLKKYEVEDEEALTALWERELMHPQNLRNRMEYIQENREERQRRLDAKIQEFDGLLQQWEIQDMEQLLQLYQRQKRQRRAGDRIRELDGTMDALMTDEEFQRLHLFFTGKAPLGVTREDGEALKMELQQVGGRRSAILEKIHRLEGEMLSLEREGTDLADLEEEMAWVDQKIEEGQRRLKALSIAEEKIEEASKTLHREVAPKLHEYMEAHMKTITGIHRELKVDQGSHLRVEDAETSAMMDADHLSMGAADQLYLAFRLSIIQTLGLDAFPLILDEAFMQFDDERLERAMSLVCGTGSNRQILLFTSQLREKNQLDRLEMTYHPVLL; this is translated from the coding sequence ATGATCATAAGAGAACTGCATCTGGTGGCATTTGGAAAATTTCACGACAAGATCCTGGTTTTTCAAGACGGGATCAATTGGATCCACGGAAGAAACGAATCGGGGAAATCCACCATCCACAAATTTATCGAGGGGATGTTTTTTGGGTTTTTCAAGGATTCCCCCACCAGAAAAGTCTACAGTGAAGATTATGACAAATATATGCCTCTGCGGGGCAGGGACTATTTTGGGGTCATGATGGTGGAAAAGGATGGAAGACTCCTCCGGCTGGAGCGGAATTTTCTAAAGGGAAAAGACGCATTTCATATTTACGACCAGACCACGGGAGAAGACCTTTCCCATGGTTATCCATACGATTCCGGTCTTCGCCTTCCCGTGTTTTTTGAACCCAAGACCATGAACCGCAACGTATTTCGAAACACCATCAGCATGGGACAATTGAAGGTTCGAACCGACGAGGAATTGGCGGGTGAATTGAAGGAGAGGATCTTCCAGTTCAGTCATACCGGTTCCAGCGTGTCCCTGACCGGCGCCTTGGATGCCTTGAAAAAAAAGCGGGAGGAGATCGGAAGCAAGACCCGCAAAAGCTCGTCCTTGGGACAACAGGTCCAACGCCTGGATGAACTGGAGGCTCTTTGGAAGATCGCCCGTCAAAACCGGGACCGTTTGCTGATCTGGGCGGAAGAAAAAAGAAAATTGCAAGAAGAAGCCCACCGGTTGGAGCAGGAAGAAGGACAGCTGGAACATCGGCTGGAAAACATGGAAGTCAAAAAAGTACATGAAAAATACAAGGCGTATGAAAAACTCCTGAAGGAACGAACACAATGGGAAACCTATTTGCAGGAACAACCCCTTCCTTTTTTAAGTGAGGAAACATACAGCAAGGCACTCATGCTCCATCAGGATCGACTCCGACTGGAAGAAGAGGAAAAACTGGCGGAAAAAGCCATGGCGCAGATCCAGGAGAAACTGGATCGGGATGAACTGGCTACGGAGATGGAGCTAGACCGTCAACGGTTTGTGGTGTGGACAAAGGAGAAAGCCAGATTGAACAGGGAAAGGGAAACATTGCCGCCCAAGAGACGAAAAGGGGCTTTGGCATTGCCGATCCTTGCCGCATTGATCGCCTTGACCTTTGGTGCAGTGGGGATCGTCTACGACAACTTTTATTTGTTGGCGGCCGCGGGACTTTTTGCAGTGGCCGTGGTCTATGGCATTCGAAATGCCATGGGAAAAAGGGGAAACCAAAAGGAAGGCGAAGAAGAGGAACGACTACGTCAATATGGGGAAAAAATGCAAGGTATGATGGAGGGTTTCCTGAAAAAATATGAAGTGGAGGATGAAGAAGCCTTGACCGCACTTTGGGAAAGGGAACTGATGCATCCTCAAAACCTGCGAAACCGGATGGAATACATCCAGGAAAACAGGGAGGAACGGCAGCGCCGGCTGGATGCAAAAATCCAGGAATTTGATGGGTTGCTGCAACAATGGGAGATCCAGGACATGGAGCAGCTCCTCCAGTTGTACCAGCGGCAAAAGAGACAACGGCGGGCAGGCGACCGCATCCGAGAGTTGGATGGGACCATGGATGCATTGATGACCGACGAAGAATTCCAGCGATTGCACTTGTTTTTCACAGGGAAAGCGCCTCTGGGCGTGACCAGGGAAGATGGAGAGGCCTTGAAGATGGAATTGCAGCAAGTCGGGGGAAGGCGATCCGCCATATTGGAGAAGATCCACCGGCTGGAGGGAGAGATGCTCAGCCTGGAGCGGGAAGGAACGGACCTGGCCGATCTGGAAGAGGAGATGGCCTGGGTCGACCAAAAGATCGAAGAAGGCCAACGTCGCCTGAAAGCACTATCCATTGCAGAAGAAAAAATCGAAGAAGCGTCCAAAACCCTGCATCGGGAGGTGGCGCCGAAACTTCACGAATACATGGAAGCGCATATGAAAACCATCACCGGGATCCATCGGGAATTGAAGGTGGATCAAGGCAGCCACCTTCGGGTGGAAGATGCGGAAACCTCCGCCATGATGGATGCGGATCATCTGAGCATGGGGGCGGCAGACCAGTTGTATCTGGCATTTCGTCTAAGCATTATCCAGACCCTGGGTTTGGATGCATTTCCATTGATCCTGGATGAAGCATTTATGCAATTTGACGACGAAAGATTGGAGCGGGCCATGTCCCTGGTATGTGGAACCGGGTCAAACCGGCAGATACTGCTGTTTACTTCCCAGCTTCGAGAAAAAAATCAACTGGATCGGTTGGAAATGACCTATCATCCGGTATTGTTGTAG